In the genome of Salmo trutta chromosome 18, fSalTru1.1, whole genome shotgun sequence, one region contains:
- the LOC115153222 gene encoding SH3 and PX domain-containing protein 2A isoform X2, which translates to MRLPNQISQSEEVLRFFETKAEDINPPKEDYGGSTKHNSGLDGANPMLLEQYMVVANYEKQEPAEISLQAGKLVDVIDKSESGWWFVSTAEEQGWVPATYLNTHSNTRDDLELGASKSREVTKHRKAHLKRLDRRWTLGGMVSRQQSREEKYMTVQPYTSEGKDEIAFEKGVIVEVIQKNLEGWWFIRYQDKEGWAPASYLKKVMEDFSPRSSNKKTPLTGPVEIISNIMEISNLLNKKALSEMDVQTDGQPEDNPLTTPSLVKRQISLPIPCSSSDFSPGAALVDVKGRVEPAAPVIARIAPHSIEISSPILRQKPPPRRDATLGFNLPSPPEPPTVEAEYYTIAEFQSVISDGISFNGGQKADVIEKNSGGWWYIQIGEKEGWAPCSYIDKRKKPNLNRRTSTLSRPKVPPPAPPVKKQDSEETVPTSSPSSEAPESPTSPGRPVYEEPEYDIPAIGFDLESEFEFLRTDGSSVDGKNEDSSSEKGSHLSSKPSPASSLHSASFKMGESSEDVGQEEEEPEGEECIYENDCFMPFREMPYTQSSGDSDSLKIRAPLETSKAENSHSMFGARRKGKMIQLNGSQSWSQTKAEAGASSSKPASTESNSDLSQQSRPKMDKEEHKMGSTKSSIKPKPLVRPKPQLAKASSAEKMDIGSLRRQLRPTGQLKKDSRGEDFETASVISSEDSVSSHSTSDISSIYSKGSRGDSDEGCSLYRTTDAYEKVQDSEMSFPPGVEVEVLEKQESGWWYIRLGDTEGWAPTYYLEPIRQLDDKAGSESDGTPTKLGSLSKSNSLEKNEQRVQALNNINQSLKRSIPPIPSKPFGLFNGSQKNVKKQQQVVRPQSVFISKPIIDGPNPVGSLRRGESLNSTDHPRSSPTVRRNASFGTTPWCPAPNGNRPGTGSSESLGRGSQRNGKTTVKPKTHLIHNNLREVYVSIADYHGDEETMGFPEGTTLEVLERNPNGWWYCQILDGGRPRKGWVPSNYLERKS; encoded by the exons GCTGGTGGTTTGTCAGTACAGCGGAGGAGCAGGGATGGGTCCCTGCGACATACCTGAATACCCACAGTAACACACGAGATGACCTGGAGCTGGGCGCCTCCAAGTCCAGGGAAG TCACTAAGCACCGTAAGGCCCATCTGAAGAGGCTGGACCGGAGATGGACCCTGGGGGGAATGGTCAGCAGGCAGCAGAGCCGAG AGGAGAAGTATATGACGGTGCAGCCATACACCAGCGAGGGAAAGGATGAGATCGCCTTTGAGAAAGGAGTCATCGTGGAGGTCATCCAGAAGAACCTGGAGGGCTGGTGGTTCATCAG gTACCAGGATAAGGAGGGCTGGGCCCCGGCCTCCTACCTGAAGAAGGTGATGGAGGACTTCTCTCCCCGTAGTAGTAATAAGAAGACCCCCTTGACTGGCCCGGTGGAGATAATCAGCAACATCATGGAGATCAGCAACTTGCTGAACAAGAAGGCCCTGAGTGAGATGGACGTGCAGACAGACGGCCAGCCAGAGGACAACCCCCTGACCACCCCCTCCCTGGTCAAGAGGCAAATCAGCCTGCCCATACCCTGCTCTAGCTCAGACTTCAGCCCTGGTGCCGCACTGGTGGATGTTAAGGGCAGAGTAGAACCAGCCGCTCCAGTCATAGCCCGCATCGCTCCTCACAGTATAGAGATCA GCTCCCCAATCCTCAGACAAAAGCCACCTCCTCGCAGAGATGCAACTCTG GGATTCAATTTACCCTCGCCACCAGAGCCCCCTACTGTTGAAGCAGAGTACTACACCATTGCAGAGTTCCAGTCCGTAATTTCAGATGGCATCAGTTTTAATGGAGGGCAGAAAGCAGAT GTGATCGAGAAGAACTCTGGTGGCTGGTGGTATATCCAGATTGGTGAGAAAGAGGGCTGGGCTCCCTGCTCCTACATCGACAAACGAAAGAAGCCCAACCTAAACCGCAGAACAAGCACTCTGAGCCGGCCCAAAGTCCCGCCCCCAGCCCCGCCCGTCAAGAAGCAGGACTCTGAGGAGACTGTCCCTACCAGCAGTCCGAGTTCCGAGGCTCCAGAGTCCCCTACATCTCCTGGAAGGCCTGTGTACGAGGAGCCAGAATATGACATTCCTGCCATTGGGTTTGATCTGGAGTCAGAGTTTGAGTTCCTCAGGACAGATGGGTCCTCAGTGGATGGGAAGAACGAGGATAGCTCCTCAGAGAAGGGCTCTCACCTGTCCTCCAAGCCATCTCCGGCCTCTTCTCTCCATAGCGCCTCCTTCAAGATGGGCGAGTCGTCCGAGGACGTGgggcaggaagaggaggagcctgAGGGAGAGGAGTGTATCTATGAGAATGACTGCTTCATGCCTTTCAGAGAAATGCCTTATACACAATCCAGTGGCGACTCCGACTCCCTGAAGATTAGAGCCCCGTTGGAGACTAGCAAGGCTGAAAATTCTCACTCCATGTTTGGGGCAAGGAGAAAAGGGAAGATGATCCAGCTGAACGGCAGCCAGTCCTGGTCTCAAACCAAAGCAGAGGCCGGGGCATCCAGCTCCAAACCTGCCTCTACAGAGTCCAACTCAGATCTCTCCCAGCAGTCCAGGCCCAAGATGGACAAAGAGGAGCACAAGATGGGCTCCACTAAGTCCTCCATCAAACCTAAGCCATTGGTCAGGCCTAAGCCCCAGCTGGCCAAGGCCTCCAGTGCAGAGAAAATGGACATCGGCAGCCTCCGGAGACAACTTAGGCCTACAGGCCAGCTGAAGAAGGACTCCAGAGGAGAAGACTTTGAAACAGCCTCTGTCATCTCCTCTGAGGACTCTGTGTCCTCCCACAGCACCTCCGACATCTCCTCCATCTACTCTAAAGGCAGCCGGGGAGACTCAGACGAGGGCTGCAGTCTCTACCGCACCACAGATGCCTATGAGAAGGTCCAGGACTCAGAGATGAGCTTCCCTCCTGGGGTGGAAGTGGAGGTGCTGGAGAAGCAGGAGAGTGGCTGGTGGTACATCCGCTTGGGTGACACTGAGGGCTGGGCTCCAACCTACTACCTGGAGCCTATCAGGCAGCTGGACGACAAAGCTGGGTCAGAGTCCGATGGCACCCCTACCAAACTGGGCAGCCTGAGCAAGTCCAACAGCCTGGAGAAGAATGAGCAGAGGGTCCAGGCCCTGAACAACATCAACCAGAGCCTAAAGAGGAGCATACCGCCCATCCCCTCCAAGCCCTTTGGCCTATTCAATGGCTCGCAGAAGAATGTTAAGAAACAGCAGCAGGTGGTCAGGCCTCAGTCTGTCTTCATCTCCAAGCCGATCATCGACGGGCCAAACCCAGTAGGCTCCCTTAGGAGGGGTGAGTCACTCAACTCCACTGACCACCCACGCTCTAGTCCCACCGTGCGCCGCAACGCTTCCTTTGGTACTACCCCGTGGTGCCCAGCGCCGAATGGTAACAGACCCGGGACGGGAAGCTCCGAATCACTGGGCCGGGGGTCTCAGAGGAACGGTAAAACCACAGTGAAACCCAAAACCCACCTCATCCACAACAACCTCCGTGAGGTGTATGTCTCCATAGCGGATTACCATGGTGATGAGGAGACCATGGGGTTCCCCGAAGGAACGACTCTGGAGGTTCTGGAGAGGAACCCTAATGGGTGGTGGTACTGCCAGATCCTGGATGGAGGTCGACCTCGAAAAGGCTGGGTCCCCTCAAATTACCTGGAAAGGAAGAGCTAG